In Ruminococcaceae bacterium R-25, one genomic interval encodes:
- a CDS encoding putative nucleotidyltransferase-like protein, whose translation MISLDKEQTCLLELIKSSLFEITPGFPESVDWDKVFVLAKTQCIVPLVAAQVPEEYRNEWQVLTCQSKAHFMRVLYEQNSLSNLLKINDIPFVILKGTAAAIYFPVPSLRTFGDVDFFISEENLDFARRLLEGNGYILTHNNERHFGYEKNGIEFELHFKYSSGFYNDIDHIIIKGLNNTDEYKIGNTSFFGLPTYENGLVLLGHIMQHLKTSGIGLRQIIDWMMFVHKELNYEAWNNNFRSLAAEAGLEKLAITVTYICEKWLGLPDDVSWCNSVDEEVAEQLFFRIMDEGNFGSDRANSEFVKVSMKREGTFKYLQRSGLINWPLAQKYAVFRPFAWLYQLCRYVCKGIVGVFTGKKVFLKGNYMSVEELWKRLE comes from the coding sequence TTGATTTCACTTGATAAAGAACAAACATGTCTTTTAGAGCTAATAAAGTCTTCGCTTTTCGAAATTACACCAGGATTTCCTGAAAGTGTGGATTGGGATAAAGTTTTTGTATTAGCTAAGACACAGTGCATAGTACCTTTAGTTGCAGCTCAAGTGCCAGAAGAGTACAGAAATGAATGGCAAGTATTGACCTGTCAAAGCAAGGCCCATTTTATGCGGGTATTGTATGAACAGAATTCGTTATCTAATCTATTAAAGATTAACGATATTCCGTTTGTTATTCTGAAGGGAACCGCAGCAGCAATTTACTTTCCAGTTCCATCATTACGAACTTTCGGAGATGTTGATTTTTTTATTTCGGAAGAAAATTTAGATTTTGCTAGGAGATTGCTTGAAGGAAACGGTTATATCTTAACTCATAACAATGAGAGACATTTTGGTTATGAAAAAAACGGTATCGAATTTGAACTTCACTTCAAATATAGTAGCGGTTTCTATAATGATATAGATCATATCATCATAAAAGGATTGAATAATACTGATGAATATAAGATAGGAAATACTTCTTTTTTTGGATTACCAACTTATGAGAATGGTTTAGTTCTTTTGGGTCATATAATGCAGCATTTGAAAACCTCTGGTATTGGTCTGCGACAAATAATTGACTGGATGATGTTTGTTCATAAAGAACTTAATTATGAGGCTTGGAATAATAACTTTAGATCTTTGGCGGCTGAAGCTGGTCTAGAGAAACTTGCTATCACAGTTACTTATATTTGTGAGAAGTGGTTAGGCTTACCGGATGATGTAAGCTGGTGTAATAGTGTCGATGAAGAAGTAGCTGAACAACTTTTTTTCAGAATAATGGATGAAGGCAATTTTGGTAGTGACAGAGCTAATAGCGAATTTGTCAAGGTATCGATGAAAAGAGAAGGTACTTTTAAATATCTTCAGCGCTCTGGTTTGATTAATTGGCCCTTAGCTCAGAAATATGCTGTTTTCAGACCGTTTGCTTGGCTTTATCAATTGTGCAGATATGTCTGTAAAGGAATTGTTGGGGTTTTTACCGGCAAAAAAGTATTTCTGAAGGGCAACTATATGAGTGTTGAAGAGTTGTGGAAAAGGTTGGAATAG